A portion of the Adhaeribacter radiodurans genome contains these proteins:
- the hemH gene encoding ferrochelatase, producing the protein MNDTNTRKTGVLLVNLGTPDTPETGDVRKYLREFLMDKRVIDIPVTQRFFLINGIIAPFRAPKSAKVYKQLWDERGSPLLYYGVDLKNLVQEQLGSKYHVALGMRYQSPSIQSALEELRAKFVDRIIVLPLFPQYASASTGSVQDKVMEIVKDWWIVPDITFISSFCDDPLFIKAFAALGRKYLEKEPYDHVVFSYHGIPERHILKGSVNNYCQLGSCCNTYHKMNRYCYRAQCFLTSRLLAKELNLTEDQYSVTFQSRLGKDPWLKPYTDELLKELPAQGKKRVLAFSPAFVADCLETTVEVGSEFKELFEQAGGKHWQLVESLNTSPLWVEAVKQMILRN; encoded by the coding sequence ATGAATGATACCAACACCCGGAAAACCGGGGTTTTATTAGTTAACTTAGGTACCCCCGATACTCCCGAAACCGGCGATGTACGCAAATACCTCCGGGAATTTTTAATGGATAAGCGGGTAATTGACATACCAGTTACCCAACGTTTCTTTTTGATTAATGGTATTATTGCTCCGTTTCGCGCGCCTAAATCGGCCAAAGTTTACAAACAGCTATGGGATGAACGGGGCTCGCCTTTGTTGTACTACGGCGTAGATTTAAAAAATTTAGTACAAGAGCAATTAGGTTCTAAGTACCACGTGGCATTGGGCATGCGTTACCAAAGTCCCAGTATTCAGAGTGCGCTGGAGGAACTACGCGCAAAATTTGTGGACCGGATTATTGTATTGCCCTTGTTTCCGCAATATGCCTCGGCTTCTACAGGTTCGGTGCAGGATAAAGTAATGGAAATTGTAAAAGATTGGTGGATTGTGCCGGACATTACTTTTATTAGTTCGTTCTGCGATGATCCTTTGTTTATTAAAGCTTTTGCTGCACTTGGCCGTAAGTATTTAGAGAAAGAACCGTACGATCACGTGGTATTTAGCTACCATGGTATACCAGAGCGTCACATTTTAAAAGGTAGTGTAAACAATTATTGCCAGCTAGGTTCGTGTTGTAATACCTACCATAAAATGAATAGGTATTGCTACCGGGCACAGTGTTTTCTAACGTCGCGGTTGCTGGCAAAAGAGCTTAATCTAACGGAAGACCAATACAGCGTTACATTTCAATCACGGTTAGGCAAAGACCCTTGGCTTAAACCATATACCGATGAGTTACTAAAAGAATTGCCTGCCCAAGGAAAAAAACGGGTATTAGCATTTAGCCCTGCCTTTGTGGCCGACTGCCTCGAAACTACTGTTGAAGTAGGCAGTGAGTTTAAAGAATTGTTTGAACAAGCGGGTGGCAAACACTGGCAATTAGTGGAAAGTTTAAACACGAGCCCGTTGTGGGTAGAAGCCGTAAAGCAGATGATTTTACGTAATTAA